TCTTTCCTATAAAATATAACCTCTTTCGATGTCACAACAGAAATATTTTGTTTCACTTTGACTTTGCAGGAAGGAACGTAACCGAGCCAGCATGCCTGAGCCTGTACATCATCAAGTAAATGCTGCTCGTAAAACGTTCCAAACGCTCTATCAAATTTCCAAATTGCTAAATACGAACTTAGACCCAACCACTTTAAGTATATGCATTAGGTTATGTGAGAATGGAGTAAATCCATATGCACTTGCAACTTTAGTGAAGGAACTGCAAAGGGAAGCAAAAGCTATGAACACTGCCACTCAGCTAGAGTCTCCAAGTAAATCAAGTCTAAATAAATAAGTTTTGCATTACGGTCAGATACATAAAAGTATCCGTTAAAATGTTGTTACATTTACCCTTTGGGTATGATTACAAATATTAATTTAGCAAGAAAGACCAGTAATACTGTTAATAATTTCTTCCATTATTATTCCACTGCTATGTTATCACAATAATGAATAAAAGCAAGTTTTGAATGTAATTCTTTATTTATATCTTTTCTTagaaaaagaatgaaaaaatcGAATAGAAAAAAATCTTATCAAAAATGGTTTCATACATATTCACCTATATGTGAATATATTTCCATTTATGAAAATGTACAAATTAAATTTTGTATACCTTTAAAAAATATAACTCATACattgtagaaattacaatttaacTTTTTTCTCTTTCTTATCCATTTTATTCTGAGTTAGGTTTTCATCTGCATTCTGTAATAAGTCATTAATTCATTTCATGCAAAATGGCAAgtgtttattttattcattacCATGTCCTACTACCTGCTTTTTTGGATCTCTATAACAAGTCTGTCTTTCAAGAGTAACGTGAGATAATTTAGGCTGCTGAAGTAAAAGGTTTTTGGATCTACAGCTTGTGAGCCTTCACGAAAGAGAAATACAGATCTTTTTGAGTCGATTGGATACCtatgtaattaaaaatttagtacAGATAATGCTTTTCATTGtttaattacttttaaaataccataaagaaagaaaagataTCTTTCTTTGTCATTTTCAGGATTTGATATATCAAGCTGCACAAAATATTAgattaaaatgaaaaaatggAAAATTACAAAACATTTTAAACTTTGTATCTACGATATATCAATTTGGACTAAGTCTAAAGTGTTCTGGTAGCTCATCAGATTCTAAAGGTTCATCATTTtccaaaaatattacaaaattttatcCATATATACACTTTATTTCAGTTGTAAAGGAATGTATATCTCCCACTGATCCAACTAATGCTCTAAATCAGCATCAGTCATATCTCATATATCTTTATCTTTCCACAACCTTTTTTCTCAGATTTTGCATTATTACTTGCTTTGACATAAAATAATAAGAATATTTCCCAAATTATAATCTCCTTTTTCAAGTTTGAAGTCTGCAAGATCTAACTTTGAGTGAAGGATAAAGTTTCTAATCCtttcaattattaaaaaatttgatacaTAGGGAACCTATCTCTTCGAGATAATTTCTCAGAAAATCTATTCAAAATtgtatgtttaactaatttcaaCGATAAATCTAATAACATACAATAGGAATCAAGAACGTATCTTCATCAGAAGCAATTAAAAGTGTCGGCATACTCGAATATTCGAGTAGCTCCAAATTCAAACCCAGCCAAGACTCCGATTTCCGATCGAGTGGCACAAGCAGTTTGAACGCATTTCGAATTCGAGCTGCTGTTAACCttaatcataaaaatgtttattgTACAAGGAGCAAGGGTAGAAAAACAAAAGGGAGAAGTTCCCTCGTAATGGGCCCTGTTCAGTTTAACGAATTCCACCACCGCTCCCCTCTCCCATCGAGCGGATGGTGTATTTTCGTTACACTAACCACATTACTTTGCTTTGACCAATACGCCCCCACCCAAACTCGAAGATCAGCCATTATGGCGTCCTATCTTTATCGAGAAAGACGGCGGGAGGTTAGAAGGGCTTTGTGCCACGGCACTTTCTGCCATAGGTCCAGGGACTTTCCTCAGAGCGGGGAGGGTGAGTCACCAAGGACTCCGATTGTGGCTCCGCGGTGTTGCTCAAGGGAACTTCTCCGACTTCAGTTCTTCAGAAAACGTTTATATAGAAATCATGCCTTAAGCGAGTACTTGCGAGAAAAATGTCAATGACGCTCAACTGTGTATATACTTAAGAACCTTAAGGTACAATTAACAGCAATTAATTATACGTATCTAgtagattattgttattaattgtTTGTAATAGTTTAACTAAgactaatgactgtatatttaaTTGTAAGCCATAATAACTGAAAGATGGACAAGGAAGTTTTAAAGCTAGAACTGAAAATGTTGAGAGAACAGTTTTCTGTTTATTACTGATTAATAATATTCACATCAATATCGAACTTTGTTATAATAAAAATCTACTATCGTATTTCTCTTTCATAATACTCGGAAGTCGTTTCGGAATACTTTGAGTTTAACAaacataaatttatatttatgttttaaaTGAACTGCCAGTTTGAGCACACACGTATCCTGGtattgaataaaaatacaaaaaaaatatttcacttaTATAAGCACCATTTAATTCACGCATCGTTAAAATATCCCTCGATTAGTaccaaaattattataaaagaaTTATACGTTGCAGACAATTATCACACGCGATAAAATTCGTTACAAAAATATTCCATATCTATATACTTTGGATCGATCTATCTGAGATTTAAAAACAGGGTTGAACTCCttgtactttttttttaaatataaaatatcttcATGTTTCAAGTCGAATTCGCATCGTGACGGGGGTATAATCGATAGAACCGCAAGAGTCTTCGGTTTTATTATCAA
The sequence above is a segment of the Calliopsis andreniformis isolate RMS-2024a chromosome 3, iyCalAndr_principal, whole genome shotgun sequence genome. Coding sequences within it:
- the LOC143177608 gene encoding mitotic-spindle organizing protein 1, translating into MPEPVHHQVNAARKTFQTLYQISKLLNTNLDPTTLSICIRLCENGVNPYALATLVKELQREAKAMNTATQLESPSKSSLNK
- the Boca gene encoding LOW QUALITY PROTEIN: LDLR chaperone boca (The sequence of the model RefSeq protein was modified relative to this genomic sequence to represent the inferred CDS: inserted 2 bases in 2 codons; substituted 5 bases at 5 genomic stop codons); translated protein: MADLRVWVGAYWSKQSNVTSNLKKEIIIWEIFLLFYVKASNNAKSEKKXLWKDKDIXDMTDADLEHXLDQWEENDEPLESDELPEHFRLSPNXYILDISNPENDKERYLFFLYGILKVIKQXKALSVLNFXLHRYPIDSKRSVFLFREGSQAVDXKNLLLQQPKLSHVTLERQTCYRDPKKQNADENLTQNKMDKKEKKVKL